A single genomic interval of Lathyrus oleraceus cultivar Zhongwan6 chromosome 7, CAAS_Psat_ZW6_1.0, whole genome shotgun sequence harbors:
- the LOC127106080 gene encoding uncharacterized protein LOC127106080 has protein sequence MEEINEWQQIEQHTPLESSGVYDGGDRSSSSSSTPTHHEEDGSSLSDREASTPVDWANEGKKLLKLRFEAMRVKIVRVASKVRNCATCAGAFWSVTCVAGAAAAAAVLVWLVYFGIQRRRRKVDGLNDLLRQKDEKISQLLLHIAHLDESLSSRRRVHVYRIAG, from the exons ATGGAAGAAATTAACGAGTGGCAACAAATAGAACAACACACACCTCTCGAATCCTCTGGAGTTTACGATGGTGGTGACCgatcatcttcttcttcttccactCCTACCCATCACGAAGAAGATGGAAGTTCCCTTAGTGATAGGGAGGCTTCCACGCCGGTAGATTGGGCCAATGAAGGGAAGAAGCTGCTGAAGCTGCGGTTCGAGGCTATGAGAGTGAAGATTGTGAGGGTTGCTTCCAAGGTTCGTAATTGTGCAACGTGTGCGGGGGCGTTTTGGTCAGTTACGTGTGTGGCCGGAGCTGCCGCAGCGGCGGCGGTGTTGGTATGGTTGGTTTATTTCGGGATTCAAAGGCGTCGCCGGAAGGTGGATGGTTTGAATGATCTTCTTAGACAGAAAGATGAG AAAATTAGTCAACTCTTACTTCATATTGCTCACCTGGATGAATCCCTATCATCACGTCGTAGGGTTCATGTGTATCGAATTGCTGGCTAA